The proteins below are encoded in one region of Rhizobacter sp.:
- a CDS encoding DUF350 domain-containing protein, producing the protein MGIEWLKPSVFFGSILYALIGVLVFWISFVIVDKLTPYDLWGEIVEKKNVALAIVVGAMCIAIGLIVAAAIH; encoded by the coding sequence ATGGGAATCGAATGGCTGAAGCCCAGCGTCTTCTTCGGGTCCATCCTGTACGCGCTGATCGGCGTGTTGGTGTTCTGGATCAGCTTCGTCATCGTCGACAAGCTCACGCCTTATGACCTGTGGGGCGAGATCGTCGAGAAGAAGAACGTGGCGCTCGCGATCGTGGTCGGCGCCATGTGCATCGCCATTGGTTTGATCGTGGCCGCTGCGATTCACTAG